GTACAGAAGAAGCATTAGACACGGGTGCTAAGGTGATAGCCTCAGGCTGTCCGTTTTGTATGACCATGTTGTCCGATGGTGTGAAGAGCAAAGAGAAGGAAGCAGAAGTGCAGGTTAAAGATATTGCCGAGCTTCTAGACGATGCGATGGACTAATCTGTACAAAGTTGGTCGATGAGGGCTTGCGCCAGCGTAAGCCCAACATCTAGCGCATATTGCCAATCTTGGCAAGCAGCTTCAGAATTGCCCAAGTCATATTGTACGGTACCTCTGTTTAAGTAGGCCTCACCAAATGTTGGACTTAGTGTAATGGCTTGATCGAAATCTTTCAGCGCCTCCTGGCTATTGCCCAAGGTGAATCGAGCAAAGCCGCGTTGGTAGTAAGCATCTGCATTTTGGTTGTCGAGTGAAATAGAAACATTGAAATCCGTAATGGCTTTTTCATTTTCTCCTAACTCGGATAGACAGGAACCTCTAAGAAAAAAGAATTCGGCATTGTTTGTGTTATCAGCATGAAGATCATTGAACATATCCAGTGCTTCTTCTAAATATCCTTCGGATAAAAGTTCGTGAGCTTCTTCGATCGAAGCATTTTGAGCACTAATCTGCCAATGTGTACAAATAACTATTAGAAGTGTTAATACCCTTTTCATAAACCTTTGCTTTGTTTCTCTAGCCTACGTAATTTCAACGAAAAAATACGGATTACCAATTAACTTGTCTCAAATAGCCTAGTAATAGTATGAATATAATGAATGGGTGGAGTAAATATCTTTTGATGTTTTTATTGATGAGTCCAACATTTTCTCAAGGTCAAAATCTTGAGACCGTATTGGAAAGACATTTTGAAGCAATAGGTCAGGAAAACCTGATGGCCATGCGTTCGATACTCATGGAAGCACGCGAAATGGAAGGTTTTTCCAGTGGTAAGAAATACACTATCACTAAGAAGTACCCGAATAAAATTCGTATTGAGGGAAAATGGCAAGATCAAACTTATGTGAAAGCGTTTGATGGGACAAGAGCATGGACCATTGCTCCATGGACTGGCGTGCATACCTCTCAACTCATGACAGATCGCGAGCGAAATATTTTTTTAATCGATGTTGGCATTGGTTCACCGTTGTATGATTATGGATTGGGCAATACCTTTGAATTGTTAGGCTCGGAAAGAGCAGATGACGCGAATCACTATGTGATTCGTGCATCTATGACTTCGGGATTCTATGTTGATTACCTCGTAAATAAAAAGGATTATTTGATTCACTTGGCCAGAGTCTATGAAGAAGAGGATGTTGACAAAGTGGCTTACGAAGTCATCTACAAAAATTATAAAAACCTGGGTGGTGTCTCCATTCCATTTGGTTTTGAAAGAAGAATGGAACGCAGAGTCACTTCAATCGTAATAGATGATATTGTGTTTGGTCAGGGTGCTCCTAATAGCATTTTCAACAAGCCAGAAAATTAACTTAACAGCTGTTGATGGATAGCTAATACTTGTGGTATAATTAGGCAACTACCATCATTGTCGATTACAAAATCAGAGCGCTCTGTCCTTTGTTCTTCGCTGACTTGCTTGTCTATGATGCCATTGATTTCTTCCAAAGATCGCTGGGGGTCTCTTTTTTGTACTCTTTGAATTCGAGTCTCAATGGATGCAAATACATTGATCAGAAAATCTAATTGTTTGTAGGAGCCCGATTCTATCATGAGTGCCGCTTCTTTTAGCACATATGGAGCCTGTTGTTCGCCTTGCCAATGATTGAAATCGTTGCCGACAACCGGATGTACTAAAGCATTGATTTGCGCTGTCTTATTGGAATCATGAAAAATAGTTTTAGCCAGGAAAGCTCGATTGAGCTGACCATTTGTATAAGCCTCTTCTCCAAAAGTAGTTTTTATATTTTGAACTAAATCAGCATCATTTTGCATGAGGTATTTGGCACGGTCATCTGCATTGTACACCGGAATACCCAACGTTTCAAAAATTCTACAGACAGTAGATTTCCCTGATCCTATCCCTCCGGTAATGCCAACAATTTTCATTGCGCTTCTGCAAACATGAGTTTAATTCGATCTGAAGCAAGCACAATGTCCAGGGCCTTTTCATGAGCATACATGAGTATGGGTGTTACAGTAGAATCATTCATATTTCTCATACTGTAATCTACAGTAACGCTAAAATCTGATTCATCTACATCATCCTCATCTTCTTCCATTATGGTATAGTACAGTAATATGGTACTATCTGCTAGATAAGAGGATGAGTCTTGTGGGAAGTCTAAGCGTTCTATAGGAATACTTATCTCTCTGGCTAGAAATTTGGCTACTTGAAATTTTACCGTTGCTTCAGGTGGATCTACTATCACGTGATCTCCTACGAAAAAACTGAGCTCGTCATCGAAGTTTCCATCTATATTCATATTACTGAAATCTAATTGAACATAGTCTGGCATATCGAGCATGGTAGATTTAGGGCCAGAGACAACCGCGCTATCCACATTACAGCTGATTGGACTTGTCATACGATAGGACTGAGATAATGGAATAGAAATGCTATCTACGAGTACGGGTAGCTTTCGAGTTACTTTGTCTTCGATATTGAAAAATAATGTGTCCGTTACTACGTAAATCAGGCGAAGTCCATCTAACTGATCAGAGATCATTGGAATTAGACTCGATCTTGTTAAAAACTTGATTTCGGTTGGGTTGTCTAGTGGAATATTGATGGGCGTAGCGTTGATGCGAAGTGTCTTTCGGATCAGGTTCCAGCCGCCACTTGTTACATCAATTTTGATCTGCTTTGCCAGTGGTTCCATTACTACTACACTATCTTGGGCAAAGGTGTATGACAAGGGGTAGTCCACCCTCGTGTCGTACGATTTGTTCATGGCATTAAAAAACCAAAAGGTAGTTGCCCCTAAAATTGAGAGTACAACTACCTTCCAGTTATCTTTTAATCCAGGTAATAAAAACCTAAATATTCCCATTCAGTTATTTGTTCCTCAAAACAATTAGCTCGCTAGTTTTTTAGAATTTTCCATAGAGATGGATGATTTTTCAATCTTCATTTTAGCGCCTTTGTCTATTTCTAAAGTTACTGTAGACTCGTCTACTGACAAAACTTTACCATGGATTCCGCCGATGGTTACCACTTGATCTCCTTTGGCCACACCTTCAGAAAAAGTCTTTTGATCCTTTTGCTTTTTTTGCTGTGGTCTGATGAAGAAGAAATAAAAGATGACTACCATGACACCGATCATGATTAAGCTTTGTGCATTTCCGCCACCTGCTGCTTGTAATAATATGAAGTTTAACATGCTTCGTTAATTGTTATAAAGATTGACTTAAGACGGTGTGTCAGCATCTTTTGGTGCTGGGGTCACGTTCGCCTTGATTTTGATTCTTTGCTGCTTTGGGTAAGTGTTTGAAGTGATAGTAACCGTTTTGTTTTGGATACCTGGCTTCTTTCTACTGTTGAATTTCACTTTGATCTCACCTTTTTCACCTACGCCGATTGGCTCTTTTGGCCACTCAGGAACAGTACATCCACAAGATCCGGTAGCACTAGAAATAATCAAAGGAGCATCTCCTGTGTTAGTAAAAGCAAATACGTGTTCTACAACATCTCCTTCGTTGATAGTTCCAAAGTCGTGAGACTCTTCGTTGAAAGCAAACTCAGGTAGCGGTCCTTCAGGCTTTACTTCCGGTTGTGTGCTGGCAGCAGGTTTAGCAGAAGTCACTGATCTGGCAGCTGCAGTTCCAGAACCTTCTAATTCAGCTACACGACCTTCCAGTCTTGCAATTCTATTTTCAACATCTCCATTAGAGCATCCGGTAGCGATCATGGCCATTACAGCAATGAATGCAGGAATCATTTTTATATTTTTCATAACTAGTATGTTTAATTGAAATTATTATTAGAAATAAATGGAAGTAAAATTAGTTAAGGTGTGTCAATCGAGAGATCACACAAGTTTCCTTAACAACTATTTAACAAATAAAATAGCGTATTAGACTTCCTCTCCTTTGATTTTAGTGATTAGGCCATTTACATCATCGAGTAAGCGCTCTGCTTTTTCCTTAGCGTCACTTACTATTTTGTCCCCCTCAGTTCGGGCTTCATTGTCGCTGAGTTGCTTGCCTTCAATAAACTCTTTTACTAATTCGTCTAGCTTTTTGCTATACTTATCTAGTTGGTAAGACAGTCGGTCTCTTGTATTTTCTCCTTTGTCTGGCGCATACAAAATGCCCAGGATAGCTCCTGCAGCTGCTCCAGTTAAAAATGCTAAGAAAGAATTCGAATTTTTACTCATATTATTTATTGTCTAGCAGTCCTCGTCCACTTTTCTTGATTTGGCCGTCTTTCTGTAATTCTACTGAAAGTACATCCAAAAGGCCATTTACAAATTGTTTACTCTTAGGCGTACTATAAAGTTTCGATAACTCAATATATTCATTAATGGTTACTTTCACAGGGATCGAAGTGAAATGAATCATCTCTCCGATGGCCATTTCAAGAATAATCCTGTCAGTCAAAGCTACACGATCTATTTCCCAGTTTTTTGACTTTTCTTCAATCAGAGTTTCATACTCTTCTTCTTTGTCAATAGCCAAGTCGTAAAGCTCTTTCAAAAATAATAAATCCTCTTCCCAGTTTTTAGAAAGTTCCATCAATATTGGTTCACTTTCTTCTGTTTCGATGGATTTTAATGTTTTTAGCACCATACTTCTTAGTATGGGTTTGTTTTCGCTCCATCCTAAATCCAAGGCCTCGAAATAGTCGTTGACATTGTCATTTTTGAATATAATGGATTTATATAGCGTTTGTACAAACTCCTGATCATCTTCTAAAGTCGTTTTAGCGAGATTATCATATTCAACAAAAAACTCTTGAGGCTTGATGTATTCCTTGTACCAAGCTCTAATCAAATCAGTATCCCAAGCTACATTTTTTCTAATTCGCTCTTCTTCTAAGCTTTCGAAGCCCTTCAGATTATTGATAACAATATTCTTGGCGAAGTTGTCATGCGTATTGTTTTTCTTTCGTTTTTCTAGCCCAATCAGCTCCTGAATTTCTACTACGATGTATAAAAATTTGATATAGTCGTCATAGATAGAAGTGATTCCCGATAGCAATCTTTTTTTGAAATGCTCTTTGTTGGCAGTAAGCTTATTTAGATAAGCTTGCTGCTGTTCTTTAACCACTTTTACAATTTCAGGCTTTGTGTCTTCAGGAATGGCATCGCCACCTTTGCGAATTAAGGCACTGAAGGCTTTGCCTGTTTGCTCGCGATCTTTGGCCAATTCTTCTTTGTCCTGCACCTCCATGGAGTTGAGATCAGGCAAGAAGTTGTCTTCAGCCTCTTTTTTGCAGATATTGAATTCAGCCTTTCGGGCAGTATGGTAGGCGAATATGGCCTGCATACCTTTGATACGTAAAGAACGTCTGTTTAGCATTAAATCAAAGTTTTGAGCGACCCTAAGATAGCTCTGGTAATTTATAGTGGCAACTTGTTGTTTCCAATAGCTGAAATTCTGTTTTCAGCAATTTGGATAGCAGCTGCCTGCGGTGTTGCTCCAGATTTTGCGCATAGATCAAATACCTCAAGGGTAGTATCATAAATTCGCTCAGTCTGATTCATCACTCTGTCTCTATTATAGTTGCCTTCATATTCATAATAGACATTAGTAATTCCTCCTCCATTAATTAAGAAGTCTGGTGCATATAAGATGCCTTTATTCACTAGTGCTTTGCCATGAATTTTTTCGTCCAGCAATTGATTGTTTGCCCCTCCTGCTACAATGTCACAGTTGAGTTTATCAATATTTTCATCATTCAAAGTACCACCCAATGCACAAGGTGCATAGATGTCGAAATCGGTGTCGAACACCTGATCGGCGACCACCACTTCCACAGGGAAACGATCAGTTATTTTCTTGATCTTGTCTTCGAAAATATCTGAAATCAAAACCTTTGCATTTTCTTTGATCAGGTTTTCTATCAGATAGGTGCCTACGTTTCCTGTACCTTGTACTAATACTTTTTTTCCTTCCAGTTTTTCTGAGCCATAAGCTTTTTTAGCTGAAGCTTTCATGCCCATGTAAACGCCATAAGCAGTTACTGGAGAAGGATCTCCTGAACCTCCCATGAAGTCAGGCAAACCGGTGACGTAAGGTGTTTCCATTCTTACGTACTCCATATCTTTAGTGCTCATATTCACATCCTCGGCAGTCCAGTACTTTCCTCCCAAGCTGTTGACGAACTTACCAAATCGTCTCATTAGCGCCTCGTTTTTCAACTTACGAGCATCACCAATTAAGACGGCTTTTCCACCTCCAATATTCAGTCCGGCAATTGCATTTTTCAATGTCATGCCTCTCGATAACCTCAAAACATCAGTAAGCGCCTCTTGATCAGAAGCATAGTGCCACATTCGAGTGCCTCCCATAGCGGGTCCCAAGACCGTATTGTGAATGGCAATGATGGCTTTCAATCCGGTAGCCTTGTCGTGACAAAAAACTACCTGCTCGTGATTCATTTCTTCTATTCCAGAGAATAAAGACACTTCTTCTTTTTTGAGTGGTTCGTTCACCTCTATCATATTTTTGGGTTTATGATTGTTAACGTTGTTGGGTACTAAAAATAAGCGCAAAGTTAGCTGATTTTTAATCAGATCAAGAAAATTAGTTAT
The sequence above is drawn from the Reichenbachiella sp. genome and encodes:
- a CDS encoding tetratricopeptide repeat protein; its protein translation is MKRVLTLLIVICTHWQISAQNASIEEAHELLSEGYLEEALDMFNDLHADNTNNAEFFFLRGSCLSELGENEKAITDFNVSISLDNQNADAYYQRGFARFTLGNSQEALKDFDQAITLSPTFGEAYLNRGTVQYDLGNSEAACQDWQYALDVGLTLAQALIDQLCTD
- the coaE gene encoding dephospho-CoA kinase (Dephospho-CoA kinase (CoaE) performs the final step in coenzyme A biosynthesis.) codes for the protein MKIVGITGGIGSGKSTVCRIFETLGIPVYNADDRAKYLMQNDADLVQNIKTTFGEEAYTNGQLNRAFLAKTIFHDSNKTAQINALVHPVVGNDFNHWQGEQQAPYVLKEAALMIESGSYKQLDFLINVFASIETRIQRVQKRDPQRSLEEINGIIDKQVSEEQRTERSDFVIDNDGSCLIIPQVLAIHQQLLS
- the yajC gene encoding preprotein translocase subunit YajC, with product MLNFILLQAAGGGNAQSLIMIGVMVVIFYFFFIRPQQKKQKDQKTFSEGVAKGDQVVTIGGIHGKVLSVDESTVTLEIDKGAKMKIEKSSISMENSKKLAS
- a CDS encoding DUF1573 domain-containing protein — protein: MKNIKMIPAFIAVMAMIATGCSNGDVENRIARLEGRVAELEGSGTAAARSVTSAKPAASTQPEVKPEGPLPEFAFNEESHDFGTINEGDVVEHVFAFTNTGDAPLIISSATGSCGCTVPEWPKEPIGVGEKGEIKVKFNSRKKPGIQNKTVTITSNTYPKQQRIKIKANVTPAPKDADTPS
- a CDS encoding YtxH domain-containing protein, translating into MSKNSNSFLAFLTGAAAGAILGILYAPDKGENTRDRLSYQLDKYSKKLDELVKEFIEGKQLSDNEARTEGDKIVSDAKEKAERLLDDVNGLITKIKGEEV
- the nusB gene encoding transcription antitermination factor NusB, coding for MLNRRSLRIKGMQAIFAYHTARKAEFNICKKEAEDNFLPDLNSMEVQDKEELAKDREQTGKAFSALIRKGGDAIPEDTKPEIVKVVKEQQQAYLNKLTANKEHFKKRLLSGITSIYDDYIKFLYIVVEIQELIGLEKRKKNNTHDNFAKNIVINNLKGFESLEEERIRKNVAWDTDLIRAWYKEYIKPQEFFVEYDNLAKTTLEDDQEFVQTLYKSIIFKNDNVNDYFEALDLGWSENKPILRSMVLKTLKSIETEESEPILMELSKNWEEDLLFLKELYDLAIDKEEEYETLIEEKSKNWEIDRVALTDRIILEMAIGEMIHFTSIPVKVTINEYIELSKLYSTPKSKQFVNGLLDVLSVELQKDGQIKKSGRGLLDNK
- a CDS encoding Glu/Leu/Phe/Val dehydrogenase dimerization domain-containing protein; the encoded protein is MIEVNEPLKKEEVSLFSGIEEMNHEQVVFCHDKATGLKAIIAIHNTVLGPAMGGTRMWHYASDQEALTDVLRLSRGMTLKNAIAGLNIGGGKAVLIGDARKLKNEALMRRFGKFVNSLGGKYWTAEDVNMSTKDMEYVRMETPYVTGLPDFMGGSGDPSPVTAYGVYMGMKASAKKAYGSEKLEGKKVLVQGTGNVGTYLIENLIKENAKVLISDIFEDKIKKITDRFPVEVVVADQVFDTDFDIYAPCALGGTLNDENIDKLNCDIVAGGANNQLLDEKIHGKALVNKGILYAPDFLINGGGITNVYYEYEGNYNRDRVMNQTERIYDTTLEVFDLCAKSGATPQAAAIQIAENRISAIGNNKLPL